TTAATGAAGCTTTGGATATCAACTTCACAGTTGATGGTAGAAGTTCGAAGTTAGTTTTAGAGGTGGCTGCCCATATTGGAGATAATAGAGTTAGAGCTATTGCTATGGACATGACTGAAGGTCTAACTAGAGGCGAAAAAGTAGTAGCTAGAGGGAATCCTATAACAGTTCCAGTTGGTGAGCAAGTTTTGGGAAGAATCTTCAATGTTACTGGTGATATTATTGATGGTGGTACAGAGTTAAATAACCCAGAAAAATGGTCTATACATAGAGCTGCGCCTACATTTGAGAATCAAAGCACAAAAACAGAGATGTTTGAAACAGGGATTAAGGTAGTAGATCTTCTAGCGCCCTATTCAAAAGGTGGTAAAGTTGGTTTGTTTGGTGGTGCTGGTGTAGGTAAGACGGTTGTTATTATGGAGCTTATACATAATGTTGCTTTCAAACATAGTGGATATTCTGTATTTGCTGGAGTTGGTGAGAGAACAAGAGAGGGTAATGACCTTTATCACGAAATGAAAGAATCTGGAGTATTGGATAAAGTTGCCTTATGCTATGGTCAAATGAATGAGCCACCGGGTGCGAGAAATAGAATTGCTTTTACGGGTTTAACAATGGCAGAGTATTTTAGAGATGAAAAAGGGCTAGATGTATTGATGTTTATTGATAATATCTTTAGATATGCTCAATCAGGTGCTGAAATGTCAGCATTACTTGGCAGGATTCCTTCTGCTGTTGGTTACCAGCCGACATTAGCTAGCGAAATGGGTAAGTTGCAAGAAAGAATCACATCTACTAAGAAAGGTTCTATTACTTCTGTTCAGGCTGTATATGTTCCAGCAGATGACTTGACAGACCCAGCTCCTGCTTCTGTTTTTGCTCACCTTGATGCAACAACAGTTCTTAATAGAAAGATAGCAGAAAAAGGTATTTATCCTGCTGTGGATCCACTAGATTCAACTTCAAGAATCTTAGATCCTCAAGTTGTTGGAGAAGAGCACTATAAAGTAGCAACAAGTGTTCAGCAAGTGTTGCAAAAATACAAAGATTTGCAAGATATAATTGCTATTTTGGGTATGGATGAGCTTAGCGAAGAAGATAAAAAAGTAGTTGAAAGAGCTAGAAAGATTGAAAAATTCTTATCTCAGCCATTTTTCGTAGCAGAGGTATTTACAGGTAGTCCTGGAAAATATGTAACTTTACAAGAAACTTTGGAAGGCTTTAAAGGTATATTAGAAGGCAAATATGATCATATACCAGAGAATGCTTTTTATATGGTTGGAAACATTAATGAGGTTCTTGAAAAAGCTGAAAAAATGAAATCTAATTAATAGGGGATTTTATGGAAACCTTGAAGTTGGATATCGTAACACCGGAAGGTAGCATATTCTCAAATGATGTTAAGAGTATAACGCTACCTGGTAGTGAAGGTGAATTTGGTGTGTTACCTGGCCATGTTGGTGTTGTTACTACATTGAATGCTGGTGTGATAGAGATTGAAACAAAAGATGGCAAAAAAGAAATGGTTGCTGTTAATTGGGGATATGCAAAGGTAGATGAAAAAAGTGTTGATGTTCTTGCTGATGGAGCAGTTGATATTGCTGGTGATAGCGAGGGAGAAATTGCGCAATCTATTACAAAAGCTAGGAAGCTATTAGAAGAGGCTACAGACAATAATGTTGTTATCTCTTCTGTTGTATCTCGCATAGAGACTTTAGTTAAGAGTTCGCTGTGAATCTTATACAATCATTGACAGACAATTATGGTGTTGTATCCATAGTTGTCTTAGTTTGGTTATCTATTTATTTTATACTCGTTTTTTGGATATTTATTTATAGATATATTTCACTATCAAATTTAATTAGCAATGAAAAAGCTTGTTTGGATTCGCTAGTTAGTGGAAAATATACACTTCCTAGAAATTCTGTCTTCCACTACAACATAAGTAAAATTGAGAAAAAAGTTACAGAGCCTATTTTGCAATATTGTCTAAATAAAACAGTAAAAGAAGCTACAAGCGGACTTACATTTTTGGCAGTTGTTGCTTCTACTGCACCATTTATTGGTCTCTTTGGAACCGTTGTTGAAATACTTGAAGCATTTTCAACGCTTGGAAATGAAGCTAGGGTGACACTAGATGTGATAGCTCCTGTTATATCAAAAGCACTTGTGGCGACTGCAACTGGGATTTTGACTGCTGTGCCTGCTTATACTTTTAATTTATTTTTAAAAAGAAAGGTATTTGAGTTAAATACATATTTGAAGTTGCAAATTGATATTTTGTTATCACCTAAGGAATCTTTAAAGAATGTAGATGAAATTGTTTAGAGGGATTTTTATTGGAAGTAGATAATAATTGGGAAGACACACCAGAGTTAAACATTACACCTTTAGTTGATATAATGCTTGTTTTGTTGGCTATTTTAATGGTTACAGCACCAGTTATTGTCTATAAAGAAGAAATACAGTTGCCCCAAGGTTCAAAAACCGCAAAAACACAAGAGGACTCAAAAATAGAAATCAGAGTTGATGTAAATAGGAATATTTATATAAAAAGTGATGTGTTGCAATTTGATGGCTTTGCGGATTTTTTCGTTGTTTTTTCTAATGGTTATGATAAAAATACGCAAGTTTATATAAGAGCAGATAAGAATCTAAAATATGATGATGTGATTTATATTTTGAAAACCGCTAAACAAAGTGGGTTTAGCAGGGTGTCTTTGGTAACAGATGGTTAATTTTTTTGCATTTTCTATAAGTGGTAGCATAGCGATTCTATTTTATGTATTGCTTTTATTGTTGTTTTTGTGGAATTTTAATCAAAAAACTATAGAGACTAAAGAATATTCCTTTATAAAAGAAACAGAATTTAGTATTGATTTTTTAGAAGAAAAAGTAGAGAAAGTAGAGAAAAAACTAACAATTAAAGAAATACAAGAAAAACCAATAAATGATATACCTAAAAAAGAAGAGAGTGCTTCAAAAACCGCTAATGTTGGAGTTGGAGTTAATGACTTGTTTAAGCAAGTTGAATTCAAACAACCGGTTAAAAAGGAAGCTCTAAAGCCTCAAAGCACAAATGATAAAATAGCTAAAAAAAAGAAAGCAAATGAGGTATCTCAAAGAGATGATCTAACAGATAAACTAGATAAAATAATGTCTAATTTGGAAGTGCAAAAGACTATGAGTTTTGCTACTCCAAAGGGCGAGTATGATGAGTTTTATTCTAAGATTCAAGAAATATTATATAAAAATTGGAAGCCAATAAGAAGCGGTGTGGATTCTGAGGCAGAGGTTATAATTACAATAGACTTTAATGGTAGGTTTTCTTATAGAGTAGTGAAAAAATCTGGCTTTTTGGAGTTTGATAATGCTTTAGAAGAGTTTTTGGATATAATGCAAAGACAAGAATTTCCAAAGTATGAAGGTGGAAGAAAAACTAATATTAGTGTAATTTTTAAAACAGAGGTGTAAAGTATGAGTAGAGTGATTTTTTGTATTTTTTGTTGTGTTGGTTTTTTATTTGCAAGAGATAATATCGATGCAACAATGGAGGTAGTAAAGAAGTTTGGTAATTTACCTACTATTTTGGTTCAAAATATAGGTAAAGATTCTAATAAAATGGGATATAGCTTAAGAACATACAAGATGCTGGTTGCTGATTTGAAGGTTACTGGTCATTTTGTCGTGCAGGAGAATCCAGAAGTTGTAACTAGTGAGGCTGTATTAAATTTTGATGATTATAGAAGCAGTAGGATTGACTTGATAGCTAGGGTTAGTGCAGAGGTTACAAGGGGTGGCTTGGAATCTGTTTTGCAATTATATGATGCAAATACTGGAAATATCGTATTAAGCAAAGAATACACTACAAATACAACAGATTCTTATCCTCTAATGGCACATCGTATGGCAATTGATATTAATAATTATATAAAAGCGCCAGATGTTAGTTGGCTTGAGAGAATGGTTGTCTTGTCTTATTATACTAAACCAGGAGAAAGTGAAATTATTGTAAGCGATTATACTCTGACTTACAAAAGACATGTGATATCTGGTGGGCTAAATATATTTCCAAAGTGGGCAAATGAATCTCAAAGTGCATTCTATTATACAAAATACCTAGATAAGCCAACTTTGTTTAGATATGACTTGAGTACTGGTCAGAATACTAGATTGATAGATAGTGAAGGTATGTTGGTTGCTTCTGATGTTAGTAGAGATTCATATAAATTATTATTAACTATGGCTCCAAAAGAACAAGCAGATATTTTTATGTATGATGTTCCAAGTGGCAGATTGAATAAATTGACAACTTATAGTGGAATAGATGTTAGTGCAAATTTTAT
The Helicobacter ibis DNA segment above includes these coding regions:
- the atpD gene encoding F0F1 ATP synthase subunit beta is translated as MIGKIVQVMGPVVDIDFESYLPSINEALDINFTVDGRSSKLVLEVAAHIGDNRVRAIAMDMTEGLTRGEKVVARGNPITVPVGEQVLGRIFNVTGDIIDGGTELNNPEKWSIHRAAPTFENQSTKTEMFETGIKVVDLLAPYSKGGKVGLFGGAGVGKTVVIMELIHNVAFKHSGYSVFAGVGERTREGNDLYHEMKESGVLDKVALCYGQMNEPPGARNRIAFTGLTMAEYFRDEKGLDVLMFIDNIFRYAQSGAEMSALLGRIPSAVGYQPTLASEMGKLQERITSTKKGSITSVQAVYVPADDLTDPAPASVFAHLDATTVLNRKIAEKGIYPAVDPLDSTSRILDPQVVGEEHYKVATSVQQVLQKYKDLQDIIAILGMDELSEEDKKVVERARKIEKFLSQPFFVAEVFTGSPGKYVTLQETLEGFKGILEGKYDHIPENAFYMVGNINEVLEKAEKMKSN
- the atpC gene encoding ATP synthase F1 subunit epsilon, which codes for METLKLDIVTPEGSIFSNDVKSITLPGSEGEFGVLPGHVGVVTTLNAGVIEIETKDGKKEMVAVNWGYAKVDEKSVDVLADGAVDIAGDSEGEIAQSITKARKLLEEATDNNVVISSVVSRIETLVKSSL
- a CDS encoding MotA/TolQ/ExbB proton channel family protein, with product MNLIQSLTDNYGVVSIVVLVWLSIYFILVFWIFIYRYISLSNLISNEKACLDSLVSGKYTLPRNSVFHYNISKIEKKVTEPILQYCLNKTVKEATSGLTFLAVVASTAPFIGLFGTVVEILEAFSTLGNEARVTLDVIAPVISKALVATATGILTAVPAYTFNLFLKRKVFELNTYLKLQIDILLSPKESLKNVDEIV
- a CDS encoding biopolymer transporter ExbD: MEVDNNWEDTPELNITPLVDIMLVLLAILMVTAPVIVYKEEIQLPQGSKTAKTQEDSKIEIRVDVNRNIYIKSDVLQFDGFADFFVVFSNGYDKNTQVYIRADKNLKYDDVIYILKTAKQSGFSRVSLVTDG
- a CDS encoding energy transducer TonB; translation: MVNFFAFSISGSIAILFYVLLLLLFLWNFNQKTIETKEYSFIKETEFSIDFLEEKVEKVEKKLTIKEIQEKPINDIPKKEESASKTANVGVGVNDLFKQVEFKQPVKKEALKPQSTNDKIAKKKKANEVSQRDDLTDKLDKIMSNLEVQKTMSFATPKGEYDEFYSKIQEILYKNWKPIRSGVDSEAEVIITIDFNGRFSYRVVKKSGFLEFDNALEEFLDIMQRQEFPKYEGGRKTNISVIFKTEV
- the tolB gene encoding Tol-Pal system protein TolB: MSRVIFCIFCCVGFLFARDNIDATMEVVKKFGNLPTILVQNIGKDSNKMGYSLRTYKMLVADLKVTGHFVVQENPEVVTSEAVLNFDDYRSSRIDLIARVSAEVTRGGLESVLQLYDANTGNIVLSKEYTTNTTDSYPLMAHRMAIDINNYIKAPDVSWLERMVVLSYYTKPGESEIIVSDYTLTYKRHVISGGLNIFPKWANESQSAFYYTKYLDKPTLFRYDLSTGQNTRLIDSEGMLVASDVSRDSYKLLLTMAPKEQADIFMYDVPSGRLNKLTTYSGIDVSANFIENENRIMFISDRLGYPNVFAIPSSGEVPGKVEQMVFHGKNNNAANAFGNYIVYSSRETSEEFERNTFNLYLISTKSDFIRRLTANGVNQFPRFAKDGETIMYIKHESNQSALGIIRLNYNKTLLFPLTGATIQSMDW